The DNA region TCGCCCAAGTGTTTAGGCTTTTGCATCGTACCGAGTTTAAGCGTCGTCAAGCTGCTCCCGGTTTGAAAATTACAGATCGGGCTTTTGGAACAGGTTGGCGGATGCCGATCGCCTCACGTTGGTAATTGAGTGATTAATAAAAGAATTAGGTTTCGGGTTCGGAGGATTGCCAAGGAGCTGTGCCGAGATATTCGATTCCTTCTGGTGTCACATTAAAACGGCAAGGCAAAATTTCCACACCTGCGGCGATCGCCTCCCGAAATAGCTCACCATACTTTTTGTCTTTGCTATCGCCAGGGGCAAACCGATCACAATCGCCACGGTTAATGAAGTAGAGCATTACCGCCTTTGAGTCTGGCAGAATATCAATTAATTCCCGCAAATGTTTTTGGCCACGGGTGGTTTCTGTATCTGGGAAAAGAGCGAGAGAGCCATGGGTCCAAGTGGTATTTTTTACTTCGACGTAAATAGATGGTTCCTCGTCGCGGCTCAAGAGAAAATCAATGCGACTTTTATTGTCCTTGCCGTATTTCACCTCGGAACGTACCTTGTCATAACGTTCAGCTAGCTCTGAGATTAGTTTCTCGTTGAGCATTGCTTTAATGACGCGGTTCGGCAAATTTGTATTAACTCCCACCCAAACCGGTTCTGGCTCTGATAACTGAATCATTTCCCATGTGTAGGCTAGTTTGCGTTTGGGGTTGTCACTTTTCGAGAGCATCACTGGTGCACCAATTTGGCAGACACCAGTCATGGGGCCAGTGTTGGGGCAATGGGCTGTGACAATTTCGCCAGACTCTAGCTCAATATCGGAGAGAAAGCGTTTATAGCGTTTAACTAATGTGCCTGCAATCAGGGGTGGATAGCGATAAACGAGGGGGTTAGTCATAGAAAATTACGTCACTCGGGAAAGGGCGATCGCCCACAAAATCATCCTTGATCATCTATCGCTGACGACATCTAGGCAACTTTTACCTTAAATGGCAGAGATGTTCTATAGATTAAAACTTTGAACGCCGAGGAGATAACTACCTAACCCTAAAATTGTCAGAATGATGAATACTTGCCAAGCGCGACAGCCACATAGTTGTAAATCAAGATGGCAGAGCATTCCAGCGGAAACCAGCACAAAAAGTTTCGCAAAATGATGAAACCAGCAAATAATCAAAACAGCAGTGAATGCCCAGCCGAAGACTGACATAAATGCTCTCGTATCGGAGCGTAGCCAACTACCAAACAGAATTTGGACAATACGTAATGGTGCGGTCAAGATCACCATCAAAATAAAAACGAGTCCAGCCCCAAACCATTGACTCATCCGCAAGGCGATCGCCTCATTAATATCCCAAAGAAACCATTTTTGGTGGGCTAAAATCCAAGTTTGCCAATCGTCAAATAAACTGCCAGCGATCCAACCAAAGATGCCGTAGGTTAAACAAAATAAAGTTAGAGAAACCCACGGAATGTCCCGAATTTTGCCTGATGTCAGCCCCAACATACTGCAACCTATCTCAATACTTTTGATTTACTGGGAATCGCATTAATTCTCTATTTCCCACCATACCAGTCAATCCAAAAACGATTGGCGATCGCCCCTAAGAAAATTTTCTGTAAGTCTGCAAAATATCAAATCAAAACGTCAGAATTTACGCCTTTATCAAAACTAATATTTTGCTCATTACACTTATCCTTTAACCATGCAAAATTAGGGCAGATCAATTAAGGTAGTAAAAACTCGCAATCCCTGCCTGAACGATGGTCGCAACGTCACAATACACAGTTACATGGCACAGTGAAATCGCGGATATCCCCAAGGAAGTCTGGGATGCTTTGGCTCAACCCCTAAAAACCCCTTTTATGGAATGGGAATGGCTAAACAATATCGAAGTTTCGGGCAGTGTCGGTAACCGTTCTGGGTGGCAAGCCTGTCATTTATCGGTGAAGCGAGACGGCGAATTTGTGGCGATGGCTCCTCTCTACATTAAGGGTCATAGCTATGGCGAATTTGTATTTGACCATCAGTGGGCGGATTTATCCCATCGTTTGGGTCATGAATATTATCCGAAGATGGTGGGGATGACGCCATTTACTCCGGCGGTAGGCTATCGGTTTTTGATTGACCTCAGCGAAGATGAGATGGAAATTTGTCGGCTGATGGTGGCTGCCATTAATCAATTCTGTGATCGCCACCAAATTTCAGGCTGTAACTTTCTATTTGTTGACTCCGAATGGAAAGAAATAATGGAGCAATTAGGCTTTAGTGCTTGGTTACACCACGGTTATATTTGGGGTAATGAAAACTTTGAAACTTTTGATGATTATTTAGCTGTATTTACCTCGAATCAACGCAAAAATATTAAGCGCGAACGAAAGGCCGTTGATAAAGCTGGCTTGCAGATGAAAATTCTCGCGGGTGATGAAATTCCCGACCATTATTTTCCGCTAATTTATCGGTTTTATAGTAGTACTTGCGATAAGTTTTTTTGGGGTAGTAAATATCTTACAAAACGTTTTTTCTCGAATCTTGCCACTACCTACCGTGAACGAGTTGTTCTCGCCACTGCCTATACTGAAAGTGATGATCAGCATCCAGTTGGTTTATCGTTTTGTATCCGCAAAGATGAAAATATGTATGGCCGATATTGGGGGGCATTTGATGAATATGATTGTCTCCATTTCGAGGCGTGTTATTACCGACCGATTCAGTGGGCGATCGCCAATGGCATCAAACGCTATGATCCTGGTGCAGGCGGCAAACATAAACGGCGGCGTGGTTTCCCGGCTAGAGCGAATTACAGTTTGCATCAGTTTTATCAGCCCCGGATGCAGCAGATTCTCAATGCATACATTGGCGAAATCAATGAAATGGAACAGGCTGAAATCGATGCAATCAATCAAGATATGCCGTTCAATAAATCTGAAGTGCAGTTAGATATTTCCTAGACAAAAATTGCTTATTCAATCTCTAGGCGATCGCCAGATCTATCGATTAAAACAATATCCCACTGACCATTCTCTGCAATCTCATAAGCAATCGTAGAACCATCGGCACTGATGTTTGGATTACGTACTTCTTGGGTCGTATCCCTTGTTAGGTTTCGCTTTTGTTGAAACTCTCGATCGAAGAGATAAATATCCGATTCTCCCTGTCTACTAACCCCAAAAACAATATAGCGTCCATCTTCAGAAATCGAGGGTTGCGATGCAATTTCATTCAGTGAATTTAAGCCAGGTAAAAGAACTGTTTGGCGAGTATCAATCTCAAATAAATAAATATCCTGTGAGCCGTTGCGATCCGAAGCAAAAACAATATATTTACTGGCCACTTCGGGGTCAAGTTCGATGGATCGGCTATTAAGACTGCGCCCCCCCGGATCGAGCGGAAAATTGATAATGCGGGTTGAGCCTGCGCAACTGGATAAGGCGAAGGTAGTGCCGAGGAGAAGAATAAATGTTTGAAAACGGAGGTGTGACATCCGATCGTTTCGATAGTCCTCTTTTTAGTTTACGGTGCAGGGCGATCGCCCCTCCAGAAAGCGCGATAAATTTCAATATTTTTAGAGGCAAAAATCCATCAAAAATTCGCAATTACAGAATCAGCTTACTTATATAATGCGTGTCAATAAGACATTAGAGAAACGCGATGTTATCAAGGGTTTGGAGCGCGACCATTGTAGGGGTAGATGCCCTGAAAGTGGCCGTGGAAGTGGATATTTCTGGCGGCCTGCCAAAGATGATTATTGTTGGGTTGCCTGATGCTGCTGTCCAAGAATCCAGAGAACGAGTGAAAGCCGCGATTAAAAATGCTGATTTTGGCTTTCCTGTCCGCAAAATTTTGGTGAATCTCGCTCCTGCCGACCTCCGCAAAGAAGGGCCAAGCTTTGACCTCCCGATGGCTATCGGTATCCTCGCTGCGACAGAACAAGTTGATTTGACGGTATTGGATGATTTTTTATTCCTTGGGGAATTGTCATTGGATGGCACATTACGGACGGTGGCAGGCGTTTTGCCGATTGCAGCGGCAGCAAAACGGCTTGGCATTAAAAGGATGGTCGTACCTAAATCCAATGCTGAGGAAGCTTCTGTGGTGGAAGGTTTAGCGGTGTATGGTTGCAATGATTTAAAGGAAGTTGTTGAGTTGTTGGCCGATCCCAAAGCCCATAAACCCATTCAGTCTGATATGCGCCAAGCGATTCGGCGATCGCACTATTTTGTGCCCGATTTAAAAGATGTTAAAGGTCAAACCCATGCCAGACGAGCCTTAGAAATTGCGGCAGCGGGTGGCCATAATCTGATTTTTGTGGGGCCACCGGGTAGCGGAAAAACCATGTTGGCAAGGCGATTACCGGGGATTTTGCCACAGCTCAGTTTTGACGAGGCCTTAGAAGTTTCGCAAATTCATTCGGTGGCAGGTTTGCTCAAAGATCGAGGTACTCTCGTAACCGCTCGACCGTTTCGTTGTCCACACCATTCCGCGTCGGGGCCTTCATTGGTGGGTGGGGGCAGTTTTCCACGACCCGGTGAAATTTCTTTAGCCCATCGAGGAGTTTTGTTTTTGGATGAACTCACTGAGTTTAAACGCAACGTTCTCGAATTTTTACGACAGCCCCTTGAAGATGGTTTTGTGACGATTTCCCGAACGCGACAATCAGTAGAATTTCCGGCGCAGTTTACCCTTGTCGCGAGTACAAATCCCTGTCCCTGTGGATATTTTGGTGATCCGATTCAAGCTTGTAGTTGTAGTCCGCGATCGCGGGAGCAATATTGGGCAAAACTATCGGGGCCATTGATGGATCGTATTGATTTGCAGGTGGCAGTCAATCGTCTCAAGCCTGAAGAAATGATGCAGCAGAGCACTGGGGAAGAATCAAAGCCTGTGTCAGAAAGGGTAAATAATGCACGACAAATTGCCAACAAAAGGTTTAAAGACAACTCAAAAATTCACTGCAATTCAGAAATGAAATCAGCAGATTTACGAGAACATTGTGCACTAGATGATGCCAGCCGAAATCTCCTTGAAAACGCTATCCGAAAATTAGGTTTGTCAGCGCGGGCGATGGATCGAATTCTCAAAGTTTCCCGTACGATCGCCGACCTTGCTTCAGCTCCAAATATCCAAACGGCGCATATTGCTGAAGCCATCCAATATCGCACCATTGATCGTATGACTTAGGTTGATTTATGAGTTCTTACCAAGGAAGAATGTCGCCATTTGCGTGCCAAAATGTCCCCGTATTATCGAGATTAAGATTATCAATATGTGCGAGTAAACCCTCGACAGATTGTTTGGGTGTAATGCCCCTTTGATTAAAATTAGTCATTCTTGTTTGGACTAACCCCGGATGAAGAATCGCTACAGAAATACCGCGTGGTTTGAGATCAATTGCCAAAGATTTTCCAGCCATAGAAACGGCAACTTTTGACATTCTATAGCCATAGGAACTGCCTGATGTGTTGTCCTCAATTGACCCCATTCGACTGGTCATAATAATTATTTTTGCGTTTTCAGCGAGGTTAGGAAGGAGTGCCGCAGTAAAGCGTAATGTGCCAATGGCATTAACTTCAAATTGGCGTCGAATGCTTTCAAAATCTAAGTTCTCAAGGCTATTACGCTCGACGATCGCCGCATTATTAATCAGCACATCGATGGGAATGTCGGTAGTGGTGCACTAGTAATGGTTGTGGAAGAATAGGGGCAAGATTAAACGTCAAGTCTCACCGTGCTCACTTGCCCTCAATGTCAGTCTCCCAGCACCATTAAATATGGTCACACCCATTCGGGAAAGCAGCGCTATCGTTGCCATGAATGTGGTCGCCAGTTTGTGGAACATCCTGCCCACCCTCCCATTGCAACTGACACTCGTCAATTGATTGACCGTCTCCTATTAGAACGTCTCTCTCTCGCTGGTATCACTCGTGCCACAGGGGTCTCTCTGCGCTGGCTACAGTACTATGTCAATGCCAAATTAGAGACTGTGCCTCACGAGTTACCTGTGACTCAAAAAAAAGAGGGCAACTGACCATCGAAATGGATGAATTGTGGTCTTTTGTCGGTAGTAAAGGTGAGAAAGCATGGATTTGGCTGGCTCTTGACCGAGACACCCGAGAGGTGGTGGGATATGCCATCGGAGACCGTAGTCAAAAGACTGCGAAACAATTATGGGATTCTCTGCCTCCTGTGTATCGTCAGTGTGCGCTGGTCTACACCGATTATTGGGATGCCTATGGCTGTGTCTTACCGAGTAAACGTCATCGAGTTGTGGGCAAGGAGACTGGACAAACAAATCATATTGAGAGATTCAACAACACTCTACGTCAGAGAACGTCCCGCTTAGTCCGTCAGGCACTTTCCTTCTCGAAGAAGTGGGAAAACCACATTGGAGCAGTGGTCTATTTTCTCAGACACTATAATCTCTCTCTTCAGTTATGACCATTACTTGTGCATCACTACCGGGAATGTCTTGTAATTTTTTCGCTAAAGTCTGTACGGATTCTTCAGAAGTAATATCAACTCCAGTTTCTATCTGGATGCCTAACTCTTCTAACTCTGAAGAACTCTCACGACAGATGGCGATCGCCTGATCACCACGTGCGCTGATTTGACGGCAATATTCCAAACCGATACCACGATTTGCGCCTGTGATGAGATAGGTTGCCATAAACTTTCCCTTGGCATTTAGTCTGTCTAATCATAATGGCAACAAGAGTCTATCCGAAGAGCGTCATATGGATTCAATAGGTAATGTCTTGGTTTTGGGTTGGAGATAACCGAGAGCAATGCTTGTAACTAACCCGAAGATTGTGCCTCCAATCACCCCTGTGATCAGGGATAAATGAACGGGTAAAATCGTATCCGATGAGGAAAGGGATTCTGTGAAGAGTCCCGTGATGATAAAGCTCGAAAGTGACCAGGCGATCGCCCGCCCAGCGATATTGACGAAACCCCATAGTCGAAGATCTTGTGCGTGGAAAAACAAGACGAATGATTGGGCGAGACTGATACCTAGCCCAACAAAACTCCCGAAGATTAAACAAATTATTTCTGCGGAAGCAGGATTAAGAAATTCGAGATAGTTAAACATTACAAATAGAGCGCCCCAAATCCCTGCATACCCTCCCAGGATGTTTGCAAGTATCCATTGCCAATAGCGTAATTTGGGAAGTTTGTTTTTTAGGGTGATCGCCTGACAGATTCCGGTAATACTCCCAACGATTAATCCCGATAACCACAACATTTCGATATTGAAATCAGAGATTTTTGCTGATAGACAAATCGTCGTTGCAATACCAAAACCAAGCGCGTTAAAACCAACCCATTGCCGAAATAGCTTGGGCTCTAAACTAAACTTTTGCCGAGCCATTAGACCTCTTGATAGAGAGATTAGAAAATGAATTTATCGAGGCGATCGCCTAAAACATCAAAACGAAACTATGGCATTTCGAAGATTAGACTCACTTTTTGATTTCGACCAAAATCAATGCGATCGCCATTTTTGATCGTCGTTTTTTGTTTTGGTGCTAATTGCTGGCCATTAACGAAGGTGCCATTAGAACTGCCAACATCGAGGAGATAATACTCTTGACCATTTTCCGTCCAGAGATTGG from [Leptolyngbya] sp. PCC 7376 includes:
- a CDS encoding GNAT family N-acetyltransferase gives rise to the protein MVATSQYTVTWHSEIADIPKEVWDALAQPLKTPFMEWEWLNNIEVSGSVGNRSGWQACHLSVKRDGEFVAMAPLYIKGHSYGEFVFDHQWADLSHRLGHEYYPKMVGMTPFTPAVGYRFLIDLSEDEMEICRLMVAAINQFCDRHQISGCNFLFVDSEWKEIMEQLGFSAWLHHGYIWGNENFETFDDYLAVFTSNQRKNIKRERKAVDKAGLQMKILAGDEIPDHYFPLIYRFYSSTCDKFFWGSKYLTKRFFSNLATTYRERVVLATAYTESDDQHPVGLSFCIRKDENMYGRYWGAFDEYDCLHFEACYYRPIQWAIANGIKRYDPGAGGKHKRRRGFPARANYSLHQFYQPRMQQILNAYIGEINEMEQAEIDAINQDMPFNKSEVQLDIS
- a CDS encoding SDR family NAD(P)-dependent oxidoreductase, which codes for MATYLITGANRGIGLEYCRQISARGDQAIAICRESSSELEELGIQIETGVDITSEESVQTLAKKLQDIPGSDAQVMVITEERDYSV
- a CDS encoding IS1 family transposase (programmed frameshift), with the protein product MLTCPQCQSPSTIKYGHTHSGKQRYRCHECGRQFVEHPAHPPIATDTRQLIDRLLLERLSLAGITRATGVSLRWLQYYVNAKLETVPHELPVTPKKRGQLTIEMDELWSFVGSKGEKAWIWLALDRDTREVVGYAIGDRSQKTAKQLWDSLPPVYRQCALVYTDYWDAYGCVLPSKRHRVVGKETGQTNHIERFNNTLRQRTSRLVRQALSFSKKWENHIGAVVYFLRHYNLSLQL
- the sfsA gene encoding DNA/RNA nuclease SfsA, whose amino-acid sequence is MTNPLVYRYPPLIAGTLVKRYKRFLSDIELESGEIVTAHCPNTGPMTGVCQIGAPVMLSKSDNPKRKLAYTWEMIQLSEPEPVWVGVNTNLPNRVIKAMLNEKLISELAERYDKVRSEVKYGKDNKSRIDFLLSRDEEPSIYVEVKNTTWTHGSLALFPDTETTRGQKHLRELIDILPDSKAVMLYFINRGDCDRFAPGDSKDKKYGELFREAIAAGVEILPCRFNVTPEGIEYLGTAPWQSSEPET
- a CDS encoding SDR family NAD(P)-dependent oxidoreductase; translation: MLINNAAIVERNSLENLDFESIRRQFEVNAIGTLRFTAALLPNLAENAKIIIMTSRMGSIEDNTSGSSYGYRMSKVAVSMAGKSLAIDLKPRGISVAILHPGLVQTRMTNFNQRGITPKQSVEGLLAHIDNLNLDNTGTFWHANGDILPW
- a CDS encoding TolB family protein, which translates into the protein MSHLRFQTFILLLGTTFALSSCAGSTRIINFPLDPGGRSLNSRSIELDPEVASKYIVFASDRNGSQDIYLFEIDTRQTVLLPGLNSLNEIASQPSISEDGRYIVFGVSRQGESDIYLFDREFQQKRNLTRDTTQEVRNPNISADGSTIAYEIAENGQWDIVLIDRSGDRLEIE
- a CDS encoding YifB family Mg chelatase-like AAA ATPase, which produces MLSRVWSATIVGVDALKVAVEVDISGGLPKMIIVGLPDAAVQESRERVKAAIKNADFGFPVRKILVNLAPADLRKEGPSFDLPMAIGILAATEQVDLTVLDDFLFLGELSLDGTLRTVAGVLPIAAAAKRLGIKRMVVPKSNAEEASVVEGLAVYGCNDLKEVVELLADPKAHKPIQSDMRQAIRRSHYFVPDLKDVKGQTHARRALEIAAAGGHNLIFVGPPGSGKTMLARRLPGILPQLSFDEALEVSQIHSVAGLLKDRGTLVTARPFRCPHHSASGPSLVGGGSFPRPGEISLAHRGVLFLDELTEFKRNVLEFLRQPLEDGFVTISRTRQSVEFPAQFTLVASTNPCPCGYFGDPIQACSCSPRSREQYWAKLSGPLMDRIDLQVAVNRLKPEEMMQQSTGEESKPVSERVNNARQIANKRFKDNSKIHCNSEMKSADLREHCALDDASRNLLENAIRKLGLSARAMDRILKVSRTIADLASAPNIQTAHIAEAIQYRTIDRMT